In Zingiber officinale cultivar Zhangliang chromosome 6A, Zo_v1.1, whole genome shotgun sequence, a single genomic region encodes these proteins:
- the LOC121996794 gene encoding monosaccharide-sensing protein 2-like: protein MRGAVLVAIVASIGNLLQGWDNATIAGSILFIKKEFKLENHPAVEGLIVAMSLIGAMIITTVSGIASDWIGRRPMLIISAILFFLSSLFMCFSPNVYVLLLARLIDGFGIGLAVTLVPVYISETAPAEIRGLLNTLPQFSGSLAMFLSYCIVFGMSLKPNPDWRLMLGVLSIPSLVYFSLAIFYLPESPRWLVGKGRMSEAKLVLQRLRGREDVSGEMALLVEGLGVSGETLIEDYIIGPANELADDQGVIADEEQIKLYGAEEGLFWVARPVKGSILGSALSVLSRRGSFDTHGKVPLMDPLVTLFASVHKKLLETGSMFFGSVQSTLFPNFGSMFSVAEQAPKDEPWDEESVQQEGEDDYASNAGGDDLDDNLESPLITRQTTSVEGGEIHGMGQTSLVQDNLGEAVSSMGIGGGWQIAWKWLDREGEDGKGGGFKRIYLHQKGVPGSQRGSLFSISGGEAPEGSSTFVQAAALVSRPALYSTKLMDLNPIGPAMIHPLEIASRGPFWSDLYEPGIRHALFLGIGIQILQQLAGINGILYYTPQILEQAGVEVILSNIGISSDSSSILFSALTALLMLPSIGIAMRLMDISGRRLLLLSTIPILIASLVVLVIANLIELGTVVRAVFSTVSVIAYFCFFVMGFGPVPNIVCAEIFPTRVRSLCVAICALAFWIGNVVVTYTLPLMLGSIGLAGVFGVYAIVCILAFVFVFLRVPETKSMPLEIIVEFFNVGSKRAAIQD, encoded by the exons ATGCGAGGAGCTGTTCTTGTTGCAATAGTTGCCTCAATTGGGAACTTGTTGCAGGGGTGGGACAATGCTACCATTGCAG GATCTATTCTGTTCATTAAAAAGGAATTCAAATTGGAAAATCACCCTGCCGTAGAGGGGCTAATAGTAGCAATGTCACTTATTGGTGCTATGATCATCACAACAGTATCTGGAATAGCATCAGACTGGATTGGTCGGCGACCGATGCTAATTATCTCAGCAATCCTCTTTTTTCTCAGTAGTTTGTTCATGTGCTTCTCCCCCAATGTCTATGTTCTGCTCTTGGCAAGGCTTATCGATGGATTTGGAATTGGTCTTGCCGTTACACTGGTTCCGGTATATATTTCAGAGACTGCCCCGGCAGAGATAAGGGGGTTGTTGAATACACTTCCTCAGTTCAGTGGTTCACTTGCCATGTTTCTCTCCTACTGTATAGTATTTGGAATGTCACTAAAGCCAAATCCAGACTGGAGATTAATGCTCGGTGTTCTTTCCATACCTTCTCTTGTGTATTTCTCTCTGGCCATTTTTTATCTGCCGGAATCTCCAAGGTGGCTCGTAGGTAAAGGACGAATGTCAGAAGCAAAACTGGTTTTGCAGAGACTGAGAGGGAGAGAAGACGTTTCAG GAGAAATGGCCCTCCTTGTTGAGGGTTTAGGTGTAAGTGGTGAGACATTGATCGAGGATTACATAATCGGCCCAGCAAATGAGCTCGCTGATGATCAGGGAGTAATTGCAGATGAGGAACAAATCAAATTGTATGGAGCAGAAGAGGGTCTTTTCTGGGTGGCTAGGCCTGTTAAGGGAAGCATCCTTGGAAGTGCATTAAGTGTTCTATCTCGTCGTGGTAGTTTCGATACGCATGGTAAAGTACCTCTAATGGACCCTCTGGTGACTCTATTTGCAAGTGTCCATAAGAAGCTACTTGAGACAGGCAGCATGTTTTTTGGTAGTGTTCAAAGCACATTGTTCCCTAATTTTGGAAGTATGTTTAGTGTGGCAGAGCAGGCACCTAAAGATGAGCCATGGGACGAAGAGAGTGTTCAGCAGGAGGGTGAAGATGACTATGCATCTAATGCCGGAGGAGATGATTTGGATGACAATTTAGAAAGTCCACTAATCACACGGCAAACAACTAGTGTGGAAGGTGGGGAAATTCATGGTATGGGGCAAACTAGTCTGGTGCAGGATAATTTGGGTGAGGCAGTTAGTAGCATGGGCATTGGTGGCGGATGGCAAATCGCTTGGAAATGGTTAGATAGAGAAGGTGAAGATGGGAAGGGAGGAGGATTCAAGAGAATTTATCTACACCAGAAGGGTGTCCCTGGGTCACAAAGAGGTTCTCTTTTTTCGATTTCAGGAGGTGAAGCCCCAGAAGGTAGCAGCACATTTGTTCAGGCAGCAGCTTTGGTGAGTCGACCAGCTCTTTACTCAACGAAGCTAATGGACCTTAATCCTATCGGACCGGCAATGATCCATCCGCTTGAAATAGCATCTAGAGGTCCATTCTGGTCAGATCTTTACGAACCCGGAATACGGCACGCCTTGTTTCTTGGAATTGGGATCCAAATCCTTCAGCAG TTGGCTGGCATAAATGGGATTCTATATTACACACCTCAAATACTCGAGCAAGCTGGTGTCGAAGTTATCCTTTCAAACATAGGCATCAGTTCAGATTCATCGTCTATACTTTTTAGTGCTCTCACAGCATTGTTAATGCTTCCTAGCATCGGCATTGCCATGAGGCTTATGGATATTTCAGGAAGAAG GCTCCTCTTGTTGTCCACAATCCCTATCTTAATAGCTTCGCTGGTTGTCTTAGTCATTGCCAACCTTATCGAACTTGGCACAGTTGTTCGTGCTGTGTTCTCTACAGTTAGTGTTATTGCATACTTCTGTTTCTTCGTTATGGGATTTGGACCTGTTCCGAATATCGTTTGTGCCGAGATCTTCCCGACCCGGGTACGCAGTCTGTGCGTGGCTATCTGCGCGCTTGCATTCTGGATTGGCAATGTCGTTGTCACCTACACATTACCTTTGATGCTCGGCTCCATTGGCCTTGCAGGAGTCTTTGGAGTTTATGCAATAGTTTGCATCCTAGCTTTTGTGTTTGTGTTCTTAAGGGTTCCTGAAACCAAGAGCATGCCTCTTGAAATTATCGTAGAGTTCTTTAACGTTGGTTCGAAACGAGCTGCTATACAAGATTGA
- the LOC121996796 gene encoding psbQ-like protein 3, chloroplastic yields the protein MAQKQLFSAKPTFQLPLHSKLVRVALVPHEQAIGRRTAAAATLAVVLQVKEALLSSSNIASAFDFSLTAPDQTLEEADAVVRTHARDLLQIKRFIDRESWREAQVALRESSSYLKQDLYTIIQAKPGSQRPQLRKLYSVLFNNASMLDYAARDKDASRVHECYDNMVKTLNEIFAVI from the exons ATGGCTCAGAAACAGCTCTTTTCTGCAAAACCCACATTCCAACTCCCACTGCACTCCAAACTTGTCCGTGTTGCCCTGGTTCCCCATGAGCAGGCAATTGGGAGGAGAACAGCAGCCGCTGCGACCCTAGCAGTCGTGCTCCAGGTCAAGGAGGCACTGCTCTCCAGCTCAAACATTGCTTCAGCATTTGATTTCTCACTCACTGCTCCAGACCAGACACTGGAGGAAGCTGATGCCGTGGTGAGGACCCATGCGAGGGACCTTCTGCAGATTAAGAGATTCATAGACAGGGAGTCATGGAGGGAAGCCCAGGTTGCATTGAGAGAGAGCTCATCCTACCTGAAGCAGGATCTCTACACTATAATTCAAGCCAAACCGGGGAGCCAGAGGCCGCAGCTGCGGAAGTTGTACTCTGTCCTCTTCAACAATGCCTCGATG CTTGATTATGCAGCGAGAGACAAGGACGCGAGCCGCGTGCATGAATGCTATGACAACATGGTGAAAACTCTGAATGAGATTTTTGCTGTGATATAA